Part of the Ruegeria sp. TM1040 genome, AGCGCCTCATGACCCGGTCAGAATCGCTGGTGGCGGCCTATGGGGATCGCTCCAATTTCAATATGGAAACGCTCGATATGCTCCGCGAAATCAAATCCGCAGCGCGCGCGGTCTCGCAGCTTGCCCGCAAGATCGAACGGGATCCGAACTCACTGGTATTTGGTAGATGATATGAAAAAACTGGTTTTATCTCTGTGTGTTGCTGGCGCTCTTTCAGCCTGTTCAAGCGCCAATGACCCTCGCTACCTGATCGCGGCCACCCCCGCAGAGCGGGTAAAAAATCTCAGTGCGCGCACGGTCGAGGTACAGCTGGTGTCCCTGCCTTCCTACGCCTCTGCGTCGGACATCGTCTCCGAAGGAGATGGCGGCGCGCTCTACTCTCAGGAACGGGCACAATGGGCGGATGATCCGGCGCGCGGCATGTCGGTTGCAATCGCGCGGGGGCTCAGCGATCGCACGGGTGCAGCTGTCGCGGTGGAGCCATGGCCACTCAATACGCCGGCCGATGCACGGCTCGATGTACGCATTGACCAGAGCTACGCACGCGCGGATGGGCTGTTTGAGCTCTCCGGGCAATATGCCGTTTCATCCCCAGACGGGCGCGTACGGGAATTTGTCAAACGGTTCCACATTGAAACCCCGGTCACTGAGTCCGGCCCAGCCGCCGCCGCGCGCGCGCTTTCGGCTGCATTGGCGGAACTGTCCCGACAAGTGGCCGTGTCGATGTGACGGTCCCGTGCAGGTCGGCGCGCCGGGATCAGGCCGCGCCTTGCAGTAGCTCTCTTACGGCCCCAGTCGCCGGCCGGTCACGCAGCGCATCCGGGGTGTCGAACTGCACGATCTGCCCCTGATCCATCACGGCCACGCGGTCCGCAAGATCCCAGGCTTCGGCCTGATCATGCGTCACCATGATCGCGCCCACCCCAACCTTTTGCTGCAATGTGCGCACAGAGCTGCGCAGAGACCGGCGCACCTGCGCATCCAGTGCACTAAAGGGCTCATCCATCAACAGAAGCTGCGGATTGATCGCCAGGGCCCGCGCCATCGCCACGCGCTGGCGCTGCCCGCCAGAGAGTTGCTGCGGAAAACGGTCGCCAAGATCCTGAAGGCCGATCATCTCCAGAAGCTCCGAGACCTTGGCGTCACGCGCTGCACGACCAGGGCGCGCGCGACGCGGCAAAACCCGCAGACCGAAGGCGATGTTATCGGCCACCGTCATGTGGCGAAACAACGCGTAGTTTTGAAACACCATGCCAAAGCGGCGCTTGCCCGCCGCCAGCCCGGTAATGTCGCGACCATCAAGATGCAATTGCCCCC contains:
- a CDS encoding PqiC family protein; the encoded protein is MKKLVLSLCVAGALSACSSANDPRYLIAATPAERVKNLSARTVEVQLVSLPSYASASDIVSEGDGGALYSQERAQWADDPARGMSVAIARGLSDRTGAAVAVEPWPLNTPADARLDVRIDQSYARADGLFELSGQYAVSSPDGRVREFVKRFHIETPVTESGPAAAARALSAALAELSRQVAVSM
- a CDS encoding ABC transporter ATP-binding protein; its protein translation is MTFEASNIHKSFNGTEVLKGVSLAMKKGEFIALLGASGSGKTTLLNIIAGLQQADRGQLHLDGRDITGLAAGKRRFGMVFQNYALFRHMTVADNIAFGLRVLPRRARPGRAARDAKVSELLEMIGLQDLGDRFPQQLSGGQRQRVAMARALAINPQLLLMDEPFSALDAQVRRSLRSSVRTLQQKVGVGAIMVTHDQAEAWDLADRVAVMDQGQIVQFDTPDALRDRPATGAVRELLQGAA